In Bacillus sp. DX3.1, the following proteins share a genomic window:
- a CDS encoding APC family permease, with the protein MGKVVELKRSLGLWSIVMLGVGYMTPMVGFDTFGIVSEKTDGHVPGAYLIALLGMLFTAASYGKMVKVFPTAGSAYTYTQKTISARLGFLVGWSALLDYLFLPMVNALLTRIYMSALFPNVPAWLWVVGFVMLITLINIISVNVTANFNTFLVTFQVLVMVVFVFLVIKGLIAGEGTGEVFSIQPFFQSDIQISPLVAGATILCFSFLGFDAVTTFSEETPNAKKTIPRAIFLTALIGGVLFISTTYFTQSFFPDASVFKDQESAAPEIALYVGGKLFQTFFLVGTLMGTIASGLASHTSVSRLLYVMGRDNVIPQKIFGYIHPRLRTPVYNIIFVGIISLSAMFIDLETAASLINFGALIAFTFVNLSVIAYYVIKQKRYKTVKDFFNFLVMPILGAGTVAVLWFNLNIHSLVLGLSWAVVGIGYLLYITNMFRSAPPQMHFEEVQEV; encoded by the coding sequence GTGGGAAAAGTAGTTGAGTTAAAACGTTCATTAGGACTTTGGTCAATTGTTATGCTTGGAGTAGGATATATGACACCAATGGTAGGATTTGATACATTTGGAATCGTTTCTGAAAAAACAGACGGACATGTTCCAGGAGCTTATTTGATTGCATTATTGGGGATGCTATTTACAGCTGCAAGCTACGGCAAAATGGTAAAAGTTTTTCCTACTGCTGGTTCGGCTTACACTTATACACAAAAGACAATTAGTGCAAGACTCGGGTTTCTTGTTGGATGGTCAGCATTACTGGATTATTTATTTTTACCGATGGTGAATGCACTATTAACGAGAATTTATATGTCTGCACTGTTTCCTAATGTGCCTGCTTGGTTATGGGTAGTTGGTTTTGTAATGCTTATTACGCTTATAAATATTATTAGCGTGAATGTTACTGCCAATTTCAATACGTTCTTAGTAACATTCCAAGTGCTAGTAATGGTCGTGTTTGTTTTTCTCGTTATAAAAGGACTAATAGCAGGAGAGGGAACAGGAGAAGTTTTTTCCATTCAGCCGTTTTTTCAATCAGATATACAAATATCACCATTAGTTGCTGGAGCTACCATTCTTTGTTTTTCATTTTTAGGATTTGATGCGGTAACGACGTTTTCAGAAGAAACACCAAATGCAAAGAAAACGATTCCTCGAGCTATTTTTCTTACCGCTTTAATTGGTGGTGTGTTATTCATTTCAACTACGTATTTTACACAATCTTTTTTCCCAGATGCATCAGTTTTTAAAGATCAAGAATCTGCAGCTCCGGAAATTGCACTATATGTAGGAGGGAAATTATTCCAAACTTTCTTTTTAGTAGGAACGCTTATGGGGACAATTGCTTCAGGATTAGCATCACATACGAGTGTGTCACGGCTATTGTATGTAATGGGACGAGATAATGTTATCCCTCAAAAGATATTTGGATATATTCATCCGCGTTTGAGAACCCCAGTTTACAATATTATTTTTGTGGGTATTATCTCGTTATCGGCAATGTTCATAGATTTGGAAACGGCAGCTTCACTTATTAACTTTGGAGCGCTTATTGCGTTTACCTTTGTCAATTTATCTGTGATTGCTTACTATGTGATAAAACAAAAAAGATATAAAACGGTAAAAGACTTTTTTAATTTCTTAGTAATGCCTATTTTAGGAGCAGGTACAGTGGCGGTGTTATGGTTTAACCTCAATATCCATTCACTTGTTCTTGGACTTAGCTGGGCGGTTGTCGGAATTGGTTACCTTTTATATATTACGAACATGTTTCGTTCAGCCCCTCCGCAAATGCATTTTGAAGAAGTACAGGAAGTATAA
- a CDS encoding Glu/Leu/Phe/Val dehydrogenase, with amino-acid sequence MQEKIELENPLEEFQAILKEALHVLCYPDEVFEFLKKPMRFLEVSIPVRMDDGTTKVFQGYRAQHNDAAGPTKGGIRFHPDVTSEEVKALAGWMSLKCGVTGLPYGGAKGGIICDPQKMSFRELELLSRGYVRAVSQIVGPTKDIPAPDMYTNAQIMAWMLDEYDHIREFDSPGFITGKPLMLGGSQGRETATSKGVLYTLQLVSELKHIPLQNMRVIIQGFGNVGSHLAKYLYDIGVKVVGVSDALGGIYNPDGLDVPYLLENRDSFGVVSNLFSKTIPNQELLEKECDVLIPAAIGGVITKNNAERLGCKIVIEAANGPTTKDAITILEEKDILVVPDILANSGGVIVSYFEWCQNNQGYYWTEQYVDQCLKEKITSSFSNVFNTSKHFGVNMKIAAYIEGVRKIVEASRLRGWLHF; translated from the coding sequence ATGCAGGAAAAGATTGAGTTAGAAAATCCTTTAGAAGAATTTCAGGCTATATTAAAAGAAGCACTCCATGTTTTGTGTTATCCGGATGAAGTATTCGAGTTTCTTAAGAAGCCAATGCGCTTTTTAGAAGTAAGTATTCCAGTTCGAATGGATGATGGGACGACAAAAGTATTTCAAGGGTATCGTGCGCAGCATAATGATGCCGCAGGACCAACAAAAGGTGGTATTCGATTTCATCCAGATGTCACATCAGAGGAAGTAAAAGCACTTGCGGGCTGGATGAGTTTGAAGTGCGGAGTTACAGGACTTCCGTATGGAGGGGCAAAGGGCGGGATTATTTGTGATCCACAGAAGATGAGTTTCAGAGAATTAGAGCTACTTAGCCGTGGTTATGTAAGAGCAGTGAGCCAAATTGTTGGGCCTACTAAAGATATTCCAGCTCCTGATATGTATACCAATGCTCAAATTATGGCTTGGATGCTGGATGAATATGATCATATTAGGGAATTTGATTCCCCAGGTTTTATTACTGGAAAGCCGTTAATGCTTGGAGGATCACAAGGTCGAGAAACAGCTACTTCTAAAGGGGTATTATACACGCTCCAATTAGTAAGTGAATTGAAACATATTCCACTTCAAAATATGCGGGTAATCATTCAAGGATTTGGTAACGTTGGAAGTCATTTAGCAAAATATTTATATGATATTGGTGTGAAAGTTGTAGGAGTGTCTGATGCTCTAGGTGGCATTTATAATCCAGACGGTTTAGATGTTCCTTATTTGTTAGAGAATCGAGATTCTTTTGGTGTAGTATCGAATCTTTTTAGCAAAACAATCCCTAACCAAGAATTATTAGAAAAAGAGTGTGATGTACTCATTCCAGCTGCCATTGGAGGAGTTATTACAAAAAATAATGCAGAGCGGCTCGGGTGTAAAATTGTAATTGAAGCTGCAAATGGTCCGACAACGAAAGATGCAATCACAATTCTAGAGGAGAAGGACATTTTAGTTGTTCCAGATATTTTAGCCAATTCTGGAGGCGTTATCGTCTCATATTTCGAATGGTGCCAAAATAACCAAGGATATTACTGGACGGAGCAATATGTTGATCAATGTTTAAAAGAGAAAATTACATCTAGCTTTTCTAATGTATTTAATACGTCGAAGCATTTCGGTGTAAACATGAAAATTGCTGCGTATATAGAAGGCGTTCGTAAAATTGTAGAGGCATCACGTCTTCGAGGTTGGTTGCATTTTTAG
- a CDS encoding SAV0927 family protein, whose product MKLDILLEQIERQPIGYYCIVSNHHRYDIAVTYSQQFFGKAMVTSIQNGRMILLSQEDIEEEQYWAPKLGIEIEDVVDFQSFFYTILQSQMLSEQY is encoded by the coding sequence ATGAAACTGGATATTTTATTAGAACAAATTGAAAGGCAACCGATTGGCTATTATTGTATTGTGTCGAATCATCATCGATATGATATAGCAGTTACTTACTCACAGCAATTTTTTGGAAAAGCGATGGTCACATCTATTCAAAATGGAAGAATGATTTTATTAAGTCAAGAAGACATCGAAGAAGAGCAATACTGGGCACCTAAGCTAGGAATTGAAATAGAAGATGTAGTGGATTTTCAAAGTTTTTTTTATACGATTCTCCAGTCACAAATGTTGTCTGAGCAGTATTAA
- a CDS encoding sigma 54-interacting transcriptional regulator, whose translation MFFIAHKKIRPIVSLSIDQSEKEWNIDFKKMKESFLFLKKQDQLFAYVHVKELLLKSEQLTPETLLSNAISLDTVCQLSKNISLPALFQIIGAPIAMVKNEDGELNGYIRREDVFAELFKQENKSVDLLKIILTSIPMGIFVVDREKKIVNCNESGLKMIKANQEKVMNVPAEHIFNGEHINNVFATGKTILNQLQITNEMGVLVDYSPIPNFDQQIDGMVIIVQDLPMVEDMAMEIEYIKDLNKDLNAILSSIYDEILVVNRKGELIRYSESVIRDFWGRDLKELLGKSLLELESKGLFSPSVTRLVLEQQKKVSIVQETKSGRKILAVGNPVFDDDGKIHRIIIASRDITEATRLKTELHEMKKISEQYKKELDSFKNQDRFLKKLIYCSPKMEQIINQAKKIADFSSTVLIYGESGVGKEVIAQAIHQLGGRSSQPFLKLNCGAIPEPLLESELFGYTKGAFTGADKNGKEGYFKRADQGILFLDEIGEMPLHLQVKLLRVLQEQEVIPIGSTTSTKINVQIIAATNKRLEKMVEAGTFREDLFYRLNVIPLHVPPLRERMEDVSVLAFHFLQQLNKKYSKNYHLTPDALNLLEFYSWPGNVRELQNMIERLVVSADDQVIEAEFVSKFLTLGYDFKKSKPVITRVLPLQEALHSVEEQLILLAMKQYKTTTKAAKALGISQSSVSRKYQKIVNEKEMTVDTISYF comes from the coding sequence ATGTTTTTCATTGCTCATAAAAAAATTAGACCTATTGTTTCTCTATCTATCGATCAATCTGAAAAGGAATGGAATATAGATTTTAAAAAAATGAAAGAATCTTTTTTGTTTTTAAAAAAGCAAGATCAATTATTTGCATACGTCCATGTTAAGGAGCTGTTATTAAAAAGTGAGCAATTAACTCCTGAAACATTACTTTCAAATGCTATTTCACTAGACACAGTATGTCAGCTTAGCAAAAATATCTCTTTACCTGCTCTATTCCAAATTATTGGGGCACCAATTGCTATGGTTAAGAATGAAGACGGAGAGCTAAATGGTTATATAAGAAGAGAAGATGTGTTTGCAGAGCTATTTAAACAAGAAAATAAAAGTGTAGATTTACTGAAAATTATTTTAACGTCTATTCCAATGGGGATTTTTGTTGTGGATCGTGAAAAGAAAATTGTGAATTGCAATGAATCTGGTTTGAAGATGATTAAAGCAAATCAGGAAAAGGTAATGAATGTGCCTGCTGAACACATTTTTAATGGAGAACATATTAATAATGTGTTTGCGACAGGGAAAACGATCTTAAATCAGCTGCAAATAACAAATGAGATGGGAGTATTAGTTGATTACAGCCCTATTCCTAACTTTGATCAACAAATAGACGGAATGGTTATTATCGTGCAAGATCTACCAATGGTTGAGGATATGGCTATGGAAATTGAATATATTAAGGACTTAAATAAAGATTTAAATGCGATCCTATCTAGCATTTATGATGAAATATTAGTAGTCAATCGTAAGGGAGAATTAATTCGATATAGCGAAAGCGTGATTCGTGACTTTTGGGGGAGGGACTTGAAGGAGCTTTTAGGAAAGAGCCTTTTAGAATTAGAGAGCAAAGGGCTATTTAGTCCCTCCGTTACTCGATTAGTGTTAGAGCAGCAGAAAAAGGTATCGATCGTTCAAGAAACAAAAAGTGGCCGGAAAATATTAGCTGTTGGAAATCCTGTATTTGATGACGATGGCAAGATTCACCGCATTATTATTGCATCAAGAGACATTACAGAAGCAACGCGATTAAAAACAGAATTACATGAGATGAAAAAGATATCAGAACAATATAAGAAAGAGTTAGATAGTTTTAAAAATCAGGATCGTTTTCTTAAGAAACTCATTTATTGTAGTCCGAAAATGGAGCAAATCATTAATCAAGCGAAAAAAATAGCTGATTTTTCTTCAACTGTTCTTATTTATGGAGAGTCCGGCGTCGGAAAAGAAGTAATCGCACAAGCCATTCATCAGCTGGGAGGCCGTTCTTCGCAGCCATTTTTGAAATTAAATTGTGGTGCGATTCCAGAACCGTTGTTAGAAAGTGAATTGTTCGGTTATACGAAAGGTGCCTTTACTGGTGCTGATAAAAATGGAAAAGAAGGATATTTTAAACGAGCAGACCAAGGGATTTTATTTTTGGATGAAATTGGAGAAATGCCTTTACATCTGCAAGTGAAATTATTGAGAGTGCTGCAAGAACAAGAAGTGATTCCGATTGGAAGCACTACATCTACGAAAATAAATGTACAAATTATCGCTGCAACAAATAAACGTTTAGAAAAAATGGTGGAAGCGGGAACGTTTCGAGAGGATTTGTTTTATCGGTTAAATGTGATTCCGCTGCATGTCCCACCGTTAAGAGAACGAATGGAAGATGTTTCTGTATTAGCATTTCATTTTCTACAGCAGTTAAATAAAAAATATAGTAAAAACTATCACCTTACTCCTGATGCACTTAATCTATTAGAGTTTTATTCTTGGCCAGGAAATGTACGGGAATTACAAAATATGATTGAACGTTTAGTAGTGTCAGCAGACGATCAAGTCATTGAGGCGGAATTTGTTAGTAAATTTCTTACGCTTGGATATGATTTTAAAAAATCAAAACCCGTTATTACAAGAGTTTTACCATTGCAAGAAGCGCTGCATTCTGTAGAGGAACAATTAATTTTATTGGCGATGAAGCAGTACAAAACAACAACGAAAGCAGCGAAGGCCCTCGGAATCAGTCAGTCTTCAGTCAGTCGTAAATATCAAAAAATTGTGAATGAAAAAGAGATGACAGTTGATACGATTTCATATTTTTAA
- a CDS encoding aldehyde dehydrogenase family protein, with protein MLDLKMYLNGEWRDSSNQEKRPIINPANGKVIAYAPEGTIEDAKEAIEVARATFDSGIWSETSAAERASYLFKIADEIDKNMEELARLETMDNGKTYREAEGDIGDAAACFRYYAGLITKPDGQTYHVADPMQAMVIREPVGVCGLIVPWNYPLLMSVWKIAPALAAGNTIVFKPSEVTPITATKLFGILEKVELPKGVANMVMGAGPTVGNEIAASEKVDMISFTGGTKTGKHIMKTAADNMKKISLELGGKSPNIIFEDADFETAVDYALFGIYAGTGQVCSAGSRILVQESVYDKFVTRFVERAKQINVGPGDNPESEMGPLVSQEHMEKVLRYIEIGKEEGAQLACGGNRITADGKGEGFYIEPTVFVNVKSNMRIVQEEIFGPVVVIQKFKDEREAIELANGTDYGLAGGVFTVDGAKAMRVIRRLRAGITWINSYHPTYNEAPWGGYKQSGIGRGLGTFGLEEFQEIKQININLEVEPIGWFAK; from the coding sequence GTGCTAGATTTAAAAATGTATCTAAACGGTGAATGGAGAGATTCTAGTAATCAAGAGAAACGACCTATTATTAACCCTGCAAATGGCAAGGTTATCGCATATGCACCCGAAGGAACGATCGAGGATGCAAAGGAAGCGATAGAAGTAGCAAGAGCGACTTTTGATAGCGGGATTTGGTCAGAAACTTCCGCTGCTGAAAGAGCATCTTATTTATTTAAAATTGCAGATGAAATTGATAAAAATATGGAAGAACTTGCTCGCCTTGAAACGATGGATAATGGAAAAACATATCGTGAGGCAGAAGGGGACATTGGGGATGCGGCAGCTTGCTTCCGGTATTATGCTGGGCTTATTACAAAACCAGATGGACAAACATATCATGTAGCTGATCCGATGCAAGCTATGGTGATCAGAGAGCCGGTTGGTGTTTGTGGATTAATTGTTCCTTGGAATTATCCTTTATTAATGAGTGTATGGAAAATTGCACCTGCCTTAGCAGCTGGAAATACGATTGTATTTAAACCTTCTGAGGTTACACCAATCACTGCAACAAAATTATTCGGAATCCTTGAGAAAGTAGAATTACCAAAAGGTGTTGCGAATATGGTGATGGGTGCTGGGCCAACAGTAGGAAATGAGATTGCAGCAAGTGAGAAAGTAGATATGATTTCCTTCACAGGTGGAACAAAAACTGGAAAGCACATTATGAAAACAGCAGCAGATAATATGAAAAAGATTTCGCTAGAACTTGGCGGGAAATCACCAAATATTATTTTTGAAGATGCAGATTTTGAAACAGCTGTCGATTACGCATTGTTTGGTATTTATGCAGGTACTGGTCAAGTGTGTTCGGCAGGATCAAGAATTCTCGTACAGGAAAGCGTTTACGATAAGTTTGTTACTCGTTTTGTAGAACGTGCAAAGCAAATTAACGTTGGTCCTGGTGATAATCCAGAATCAGAGATGGGGCCACTTGTTAGTCAAGAGCATATGGAAAAGGTATTACGCTATATTGAGATTGGAAAAGAAGAAGGAGCGCAGCTTGCTTGTGGGGGAAATCGAATTACAGCTGATGGTAAAGGAGAAGGATTTTACATTGAACCAACAGTCTTTGTCAATGTAAAATCTAATATGCGTATTGTTCAGGAAGAAATTTTTGGTCCAGTTGTAGTAATTCAAAAGTTCAAAGATGAACGGGAAGCAATTGAACTTGCAAATGGTACAGATTATGGCTTAGCTGGAGGAGTGTTTACAGTTGATGGGGCAAAAGCGATGCGTGTAATTCGTAGACTTCGTGCAGGCATTACTTGGATTAACAGCTATCACCCAACGTATAATGAAGCTCCTTGGGGTGGATACAAACAAAGCGGTATTGGGCGTGGTTTAGGAACATTTGGTTTAGAAGAATTCCAGGAAATTAAACAGATTAATATAAATTTAGAAGTAGAACCAATTGGTTGGTTTGCAAAATAA